The region CACGGAACAGCAGCGTGACGGCGACTTTTTGAATCACGACCAGCGCTATGCGCGCAGCGACGAATTCCTCGATGTCGTCAAGCAGACCTGGAGCAGCAGCGGCCCGTTCGACCACGACGGCGCCATCTACAAGGTCAAGGGCCAGAACGCCGGCGTGCGTCCGGTGGCGGGCAACCATCTGCCGATCTATTTCGGCGGCTCCTCGGAAGCGGCGATCGACGTGGCCGGCAAGCATGCGGACGTGTATGCGCTGTGGGGCGAATCGCTGGCGCAGGTGGAAGAGATTATCGCCAAGGTGCGTGCGGCGGCCGCCAAATACGGCCGCGCCGACCAGATCCGTTTCAGCCTGTCGCTGCGCCCGGTGCTGGCCGAGACGGAAGAACAGGCCTGGGCCAAGGCCGACGCCATCCTGGCAAAAGCCACCGCCAAGGTCCAGCATAACCCGCATTTCAGCGGCCGCCCGCAGCAGCCCGTCAATGTCGGCTCGCAGCGCCTGCTGGCCACGGCCGCCAACGGCAAGGTGGTCGACGAGCGCCTGTGGACGGGCATCGCCGCGCTGACCAAGGCGGCCGGCAATTCCACGGGACTGGTGGGCACGCCGGAACAGGTGCGCGACGCGCTGTTGAAATACTGGGAATTGGGCGTGACCACGTTCCTGATCCGCGGTTTCGACCCGATCCAGGACGCGCTGCAATACGGCCGCGAGCTGATCCCGCTGGTGCGCGCGGCGATTGCCGAACGCGAAGCGCACGCCGCGCAGCCCGATGCCACCCGCCTGGCCGCCTGAGAAGAGACCGACATGACTGCCTTGACCATCGCCAGCCAGTTCGACCCCAGGGTCAATGCGCTGCTGGCCGCACAAGCCGGCTTGCCGGTGCTGGACCTGGCACCCGGCCCTTTGACCGCGCTGCCCGACGCCGACATCCTGTTCGTGCTGCCGGCGCCGAAAGGCCAGAGTCTGCTGGCGACACAAGCGCCAGAACAATGGCCGTCGCGCGTGCGCTGGGTGCAGCTGGCCTCGGTCGGCATCGATTACTACCCGCCCTGGCTGTTCCAGGGGCCGGTGGTGACCTCGGCGCGCGGCACGGCGTCCGACGCGATCGCCGAATACGTGCTGGCGGCGATTTTTTCCGCCACCAAGCGCATACCCGAGATCTGGCTGGGCGACGCCGGCGACTGGCGCCGTTTGTCGCTGGGCCTGGTCAAGGGATCGACCCTGGGCCTGTACGGCTTCGGTTCCATCGGCCAGGCCTTGGCGCAGCGCGCGCTGGCGCTGGGCGTGAAGGTCATCGCCTTGCGCCGCTCCGGCGCGCCGTTCGAGATAGCTGGCGTGGAAGCGGTGGCCGATCTCGCCACCTTGCTGCAGCGCTCCGACCACCTGG is a window of Janthinobacterium sp. J1-1 DNA encoding:
- a CDS encoding LLM class flavin-dependent oxidoreductase gives rise to the protein MSIEFIGFSATQEVSETVLGTGPVVNKAFLGAVARAHEYAGFDRVLVAHGSGSVDGFQVASYIASQTEKLGILLAHRPGFVSPTLAARQLATLDQFSDGRLAVHIISGGDDTEQQRDGDFLNHDQRYARSDEFLDVVKQTWSSSGPFDHDGAIYKVKGQNAGVRPVAGNHLPIYFGGSSEAAIDVAGKHADVYALWGESLAQVEEIIAKVRAAAAKYGRADQIRFSLSLRPVLAETEEQAWAKADAILAKATAKVQHNPHFSGRPQQPVNVGSQRLLATAANGKVVDERLWTGIAALTKAAGNSTGLVGTPEQVRDALLKYWELGVTTFLIRGFDPIQDALQYGRELIPLVRAAIAEREAHAAQPDATRLAA
- a CDS encoding NAD(P)-dependent oxidoreductase, with product MTALTIASQFDPRVNALLAAQAGLPVLDLAPGPLTALPDADILFVLPAPKGQSLLATQAPEQWPSRVRWVQLASVGIDYYPPWLFQGPVVTSARGTASDAIAEYVLAAIFSATKRIPEIWLGDAGDWRRLSLGLVKGSTLGLYGFGSIGQALAQRALALGVKVIALRRSGAPFEIAGVEAVADLATLLQRSDHLVLAAPSTPETHHVIDAAALAHARPHLHLINIARGNLVDHAALHAALDAGQLALATLDVTEPEPLPAGHAFYTHPKVRLSPHISPSTDAIVPALIDKFLHNLRHFRAGTPLSDVVDTARGY